In Pseudomonas sp. p1(2021b), the genomic window ACCGCGCCGCCGAGACCTTGCTGGGCTTCAAGACCCCGCAGGACGGGGGCCAGCCGGTCACCAACCTGGTCCGCCACCCGCGCTTCAAGGAATACTTCGAGGCCGAGAACTACCTCGAGCCGCTGGAAATCCCGTCGCCGATCAATGACCGTCTGCGCGTGCAACTGCACATCACCCGCTACGGCAACAACGAGCACCTGATGCTGGTACGCGATGTCACCCGTATCCACCAGCTCGAACAGATGCGCAAGGACTTCGTCGCCAACGTCTCCCACGAACTGCGCACGCCGTTGACGGTGATCACCGGTTACCTGGAGACCTTGCTCGACAACGTCGAGGACGTGAACCCACGCTGGAACCGGGCATTGCAGCAGATGAGCCAGCAAGGTGCGCGCATGCAGACACTGCTCAACGACCTGTTGCTGCTGGCCAAGCTCGAGGCGACCGATTACCCCTCGGACAACCAACCGGTGGCGGTCGACACCCTGTTGCAATCGATCACCAGCGATGCCCAGGCACTCTCCGGCCCGCGCAACCAGCGCATCACGCTGGACGCCGCGCCAGGGGTGCGTTTGAAGGGCAGCGAGTCGGAACTGCGCAGTGCCTTTTCCAACCTGGTGTTCAATGCAGTGAAGTACACCCAGGACGAAGGCAGCATCCGGGTTCGTTGGTGGGCCGACGACCAAGGCGCCCACTTGTCCGTGCAGGACTCAGGGATCGGCATCGATGCCAAGCACCTGCCGCGCCTGACCGAACGCTTCTACCGGGTCGACTCCAGCCGCGCCTCCAACACCGGCGGCACCGGGCTGGGCCTGGCCATCGTCAAGCACGTGCTGCTGCGCCATCGTGCGCGCCTTGAGATCAGCAGCGTGCCGGGGCATGGCAGTACCTTCACGTGTCATTTCGCGCCGGCACAATTGGCCAACGGTAAGCACTGAGAGGGGCTGCTTCGCAGCCCCAACAAGACCACTACCCTTTGCTTTTGCAGCTCCAGCCGCTACATTGGATCCCCTGTGCCAGCCATCGCTGGCACTTTTTTTCTCACCCTTACCAAGACGGACCCCGTAAAAACTCCATCATGGACCCTTCCCCTGGTTTCAGCTTCATCTCTCTCTTTGCCGATTTCGGCATGATTCTCTTCGCCTTCCTCCTGGTGCTGCTCAACGGCTTCTTCGTGGCCGCCGAGTTCGCCATGGTCAAGCTGCGCGCCACCCGCGTCGAGTCCATCGCCGAACTGCATGGCTGGCGGGGCAGCATCCTGCGCAAGGTCCACAATCAACTGGACGCCTATCTGTCGGCCTGCCAGCTGGGTATCACCCTGGCGTCCCTGGGCCTGGGCTGGGTCGGCGAGCCGGCCTTCGCCCACCTGCTCGAGCCGGTGCTGGCCGCTGTGGGCGTCGACACGCCGGAGCTGGTCAAGGCGATCTCCTTCTTCGTCGCCTTCTTCGTGATCTCCTACCTGCACATCGTGGTCGGCGAGCTGGCACCCAAGTCGTGGGCGATCCGCAAGCCCGAACTGCTGTCGCTGTGGACGGCCGTACCGCTGTACCTGTTCTACTGGCTCATGTACCCGGCCATCTACCTGCTCAACGCCAGCGCCAACGCCATCCTGCGCATCGCTGGCCAAGGCGAGCCCGGCCCACACCATGAGCACCACTACAGCCGCGAAGAGCTCAAGCTGATCCTGCACTCCAGCCGTGGCCAGGACCCGAGCGACCAGGGCATGCGTGTGCTGGCCTCGGCCGTGGAGATGGGCGAGCTGGAAGTGGTCGACTGGGCCAACTCCCGCGAGGACATGGTCAGCATCGATGCCCATGCCCCGCTCAAGGAGATCCTGGCGCTGGTGCGCCGTCACAAGTTCAGCCGCTACCCGGTCTACGACGCCGAGCGCGAGGAATTCACCGGCCTGCTGCACATCAAGGACCTGCTGCTGGAGCTGGCCGAACTCGACCACCTGCCCGCGACCATCGACCTCGACGAGCTGGCACGCCCTCTGGAGCGGGTGTCCCGGCACATGCCGCTGGCCCAGTTGCTGGAGCAGTTCCGCAAGGGCGGCGCGCACTTCGTGCTGGTCGAGGAGGCCGACGGCAAGGTGATCGGCTACCTGACCATGGAGGACGTGCTGGAAGTGCTGGTGGGCGACATCCAGGACGAACACCGCAAGACCGAGCGCGGCATCCTCGCCTATCAGCCCGGCAAGCTGCTGGTACGTGGCGATACGCCGCTGTTCAAGGTCGAGCGCCTGCTGGGCGTTGACCTGGACCACATCGAGGCCGAAACCCTGGCAGGGCTGGTATACGAAACGCTCAAGCGCGTGCCGGAGGAAGAGGAAGTGCTGGAAGTCGAAGGCTTGCGCATCATCATCAAGAAGATGAAAGGGCCGAAGATCGTGCTGGCCAAGGTGCTCAAGCTCGATTGAGCGCTCTATCCCAGGTGCACCACTGAACCCTGTAGGAGCGGGCTTGTCCCGCGATTGGGCCGGTCCTGCCGCAGCGGTTGTATGGCAAGGGCTTCGCCCTTGATCGCGGGACAAGCCCGCTTGTGTCTTCGCAAGAGGTAAGGTGTTAGGTGAGAGGGGTGGACGGCAAGCTGCTAGCTCGCGGTGCCATGAGCACGGGTAGGAGCCGAGCTGCCGTCCACTCTTCTCGCTCTGGCTCAAGCTCGAACAGTTGACTGAGTCCGACCTCGAACAACAAGCGTGAGCCAGGCCAGAGCGACCTCTCATCTTCAAGACTAGAGGCTTTACTCATGTCTGCCTATGCCGGAATCGATGTTTCCAAAAATACCTTGCAAGTGGCCCTGTATCCCGAGGCCTCCGAGCTTTGCGTGACCAATGATGCTGCAGGGCTCGAAGTTATCGCCCAACATTTCAAAGCCCATGCGGTCGAGCGTGTGCTGGTCGAAGCTACCGGCGGTTACGAAAAGCTGTCGATCCGGTTGCTGGCCAAGGCCGGTTTGAAAGTGCAGCGAATCAATCCTGCCCGGGCACGTCAATTCGCCCTAGCCATGGGCAAGCGAGCCAAGACTGACCCTATCGATGCACGGATGCTAGCCTTATTTGCCTCCGCCTTGGAGGACAAGCATTTCGTTGTACCTGACGAGGCTCGCGAGCACCTGACCGAACTGGTCAATCAGCGCGATAGCCTGGTCCAGCAACGCGATGACAATCGTCGCCGCATCAAGCAGGCCTCGCTGCCTGTTGTGCTGGAGCACTATAAAACGCTCGAATCGACATTACGCGTCTTGATCAAGGCATGCGATGAACAGATCGCTGAGCAGAGTCGCCGTGTCGATGCAGACCTATTCGAACGCTTGAGCGAGATCAAGGGTGTGGGCAACGTCACCATTGCCAGTCTGTTCTGCTATCTGCCGGAACTGGGTGATCTGAACCGTGCGCAAGTAGCTGCCCTGGCGGGTGTGGCGCCCTACAACAACGACAGTGGGACCAAAAACGGAAAGCGCCATGTCTACGGCGGCCGGGCGAAACTGCGTCGTGCGGCCTACATGTGCACCTTGGTGATGGCACGCGTGAATCCAGATTTTAAAGCGCGATGGGCCCGGCTGCGCGCGAGCGGTAAGCCAGCAAAAGTAGCGCTGGTGGCATGCATGCGCGTGCTGCTGGTGAGGCTCAATGCCATGGTGCGTGATGGAACGCCATGGCGTGATCAGCCTGTCTGAAGGCACATCGGGTAGGCAGACTGGTGTCTGCCTACCGCTGATACGTGCATTGGTCGGGTGGAAGTGAAAGACAGTTGGCTCCTACAGGGCATCGGCTCGGGCAATACGAATCAAGGATTCCCTGCCGTGAAATCCGGCAACCCACCGATCGGCCGGTTGAAGCGGTAGGGAATCGACTCCAGCGCCAGCCCAACATTGCGCTGCACCACGAAATGCAGGTGCGGCCCGCTGCTGTTGCCGGTATTTCCCGACCTGGCCAGCAGCGCGCCCTGGGCCACCCGCTGCCCTTCACTGACCACCACCGACCCGCGCATCAGGTGCAAGTACACCCCCATGGTGCCGTCCGGATGCAGAATCCTGACGAAGTTGCCCGCTGGGTTGTTGCCGCGACCATGCTGGCGGTTCTCCACCTTCACCACCACGCCTTCGCGCGCCGCGACGATCGGCGTGCCTTCGGGCATGGCGATGTCCATCGCATAACGTCCCTTGGGCCCGAAATGGCTGAAACGCCCGTTGGGCCCCTGGCTCAAGCGGAACGGGCCACCGCGCCAGGGGAACGGATAGCGGAAGGCCTGGGGTCGCTTGCTCGGGTCGCCCAAGGCATGGCGGAATTTCGTCTCATAACGCAGGCGCCCGCCCGGCACGGCGGTCACCACAGTCAGCGCCTGGCTCGAACGCGGCGGCACCACACGCCGGATGATCCGGGGCGCATTGCCACCCTGGGCATCGACCAGGCGATACAGGCGAAGCTCGACCTCCACCGGGGCGAACAACTCGTTGCGCGCGAAGAAGCGGGTACCCCCGGCAACCTCCACGGCGCGCAAGCGTACCTGGCTGTCCAGGCGCTCGATCATGGGTTCGCGCAGTACGAACGGCCTGGCGCCAGGCAGCGGGCTTTCGGAATAGGACACCACGCCAAAGGCATCGGTGGTTTTGTAGAGGGTCATGCCCAGGCTCGACGCCGAGGCCGTGAGCAAGGCACAGAACAGCAGCAGGCGGGCGGGCATGATAGTGGCTTTTTGATAGTTGTTATGAATCGAAGCCTAGCAGCCACTTTCAGGCGGGGTGTTGCAGTTGGTCGGGAATTGGTCGGCTGTCTTCATCGCGGGACAAGCCCGCTCCTACAGGGTCGCAATGTGCCTGTGGAGCGGTGTGTCCCGCGATTGCGATAGCTCAGGCGCCGGGGGTGAAGTGCTTCTGGGCGGTGCCGCGGGCGATCAGCCGCGACAGGTAGTCGAGCTTCTGGGCATCCTGGTCGACGAATTTGAAGGTCAGTTGCAGCCAGTCGCTGTCGGGCTTGGGCTCCAGGGCCGCCACGGCATGCAGGTAGCCATTGAGGCGTGCCACCTCGGCATTCTCGCCCTGCTCCAGGTCCAGCACCGCGCCTTCGAGCACCTGCGGCAAGGTCGTGCCGCGACGTACCACCAGCAAGGCTTCCTTGAGGCTCAAGGCCTTGATCACACAAGCCTGGGTACCGCTGGAAAGCCGCAGCTGGCCCTGCCCTCGCCCGCTCTGGGCCGCTGCCGCTGCGCTCTTGGGCGCCGGCGCGTTGATCAATGGCTTGCTGGGCGCCACGGCAGCCGCCACGGGCGCTTTGACCGTCTCGGCCCGACCGCCGGTGAGCGCATTCAACGAATCATTGGCGAACGCCGAATTGATGCGTGCTGGCGCGCTGTTCATCAGGCTTTCGAGCTTGCCCAGCTTGGTCAGGGCCTTCTTCACCTTGGTCAGCAACTGCTCGTTGGTGAACGGCTTGCCCACGAAATCGGATACGCCGGCCTGGATGGCCTGGATCACGTTCTCCTTGTCGCCACGGCTGGTCACCATGATGAACTGCAGGTCCTTGAGCTCGGCCTGCTGGCGGCACCAGGTGAGCAGTTCCAGGCCGGACATTTCCGGCATTTCCCAGTCGCACAAGACTAGGTCGAAGCGCTCCTTGCCCAGCAGGGTCATGGCTTTGCGACCATTGACCGCGTCCTCGATGGCGATGCCCGGGAAGGCATTGCGCAGACACTTCCTCACCAGGTCGCGAATGAACGGCGCATCATCCACGACCAGCACGTTGACCTTACTCATCGATAC contains:
- a CDS encoding response regulator; translation: MSKVNVLVVDDAPFIRDLVRKCLRNAFPGIAIEDAVNGRKAMTLLGKERFDLVLCDWEMPEMSGLELLTWCRQQAELKDLQFIMVTSRGDKENVIQAIQAGVSDFVGKPFTNEQLLTKVKKALTKLGKLESLMNSAPARINSAFANDSLNALTGGRAETVKAPVAAAVAPSKPLINAPAPKSAAAAAQSGRGQGQLRLSSGTQACVIKALSLKEALLVVRRGTTLPQVLEGAVLDLEQGENAEVARLNGYLHAVAALEPKPDSDWLQLTFKFVDQDAQKLDYLSRLIARGTAQKHFTPGA
- the phoR gene encoding phosphate regulon sensor histidine kinase PhoR; this translates as MLLLITICLVGGLVSGYYGWSLAIGLALYLGWTLKQLLRLHDWLRNHQPDEAPPDGYGLWGEVFDSIYHLQRRDQRVRGRLQAVIDRVQESTAALRDAVIMLDSEGNLEWWNRAAETLLGFKTPQDGGQPVTNLVRHPRFKEYFEAENYLEPLEIPSPINDRLRVQLHITRYGNNEHLMLVRDVTRIHQLEQMRKDFVANVSHELRTPLTVITGYLETLLDNVEDVNPRWNRALQQMSQQGARMQTLLNDLLLLAKLEATDYPSDNQPVAVDTLLQSITSDAQALSGPRNQRITLDAAPGVRLKGSESELRSAFSNLVFNAVKYTQDEGSIRVRWWADDQGAHLSVQDSGIGIDAKHLPRLTERFYRVDSSRASNTGGTGLGLAIVKHVLLRHRARLEISSVPGHGSTFTCHFAPAQLANGKH
- a CDS encoding IS110 family transposase; translated protein: MSAYAGIDVSKNTLQVALYPEASELCVTNDAAGLEVIAQHFKAHAVERVLVEATGGYEKLSIRLLAKAGLKVQRINPARARQFALAMGKRAKTDPIDARMLALFASALEDKHFVVPDEAREHLTELVNQRDSLVQQRDDNRRRIKQASLPVVLEHYKTLESTLRVLIKACDEQIAEQSRRVDADLFERLSEIKGVGNVTIASLFCYLPELGDLNRAQVAALAGVAPYNNDSGTKNGKRHVYGGRAKLRRAAYMCTLVMARVNPDFKARWARLRASGKPAKVALVACMRVLLVRLNAMVRDGTPWRDQPV
- a CDS encoding peptidoglycan DD-metalloendopeptidase family protein, whose protein sequence is MPARLLLFCALLTASASSLGMTLYKTTDAFGVVSYSESPLPGARPFVLREPMIERLDSQVRLRAVEVAGGTRFFARNELFAPVEVELRLYRLVDAQGGNAPRIIRRVVPPRSSQALTVVTAVPGGRLRYETKFRHALGDPSKRPQAFRYPFPWRGGPFRLSQGPNGRFSHFGPKGRYAMDIAMPEGTPIVAAREGVVVKVENRQHGRGNNPAGNFVRILHPDGTMGVYLHLMRGSVVVSEGQRVAQGALLARSGNTGNSSGPHLHFVVQRNVGLALESIPYRFNRPIGGLPDFTAGNP
- a CDS encoding hemolysin family protein; its protein translation is MDPSPGFSFISLFADFGMILFAFLLVLLNGFFVAAEFAMVKLRATRVESIAELHGWRGSILRKVHNQLDAYLSACQLGITLASLGLGWVGEPAFAHLLEPVLAAVGVDTPELVKAISFFVAFFVISYLHIVVGELAPKSWAIRKPELLSLWTAVPLYLFYWLMYPAIYLLNASANAILRIAGQGEPGPHHEHHYSREELKLILHSSRGQDPSDQGMRVLASAVEMGELEVVDWANSREDMVSIDAHAPLKEILALVRRHKFSRYPVYDAEREEFTGLLHIKDLLLELAELDHLPATIDLDELARPLERVSRHMPLAQLLEQFRKGGAHFVLVEEADGKVIGYLTMEDVLEVLVGDIQDEHRKTERGILAYQPGKLLVRGDTPLFKVERLLGVDLDHIEAETLAGLVYETLKRVPEEEEVLEVEGLRIIIKKMKGPKIVLAKVLKLD